A window of the Xiashengella succiniciproducens genome harbors these coding sequences:
- a CDS encoding SUF system Fe-S cluster assembly protein — translation MENEFLSKEAEVIDALRTIYDPEIPVNIYDLGLIYELDINEDGKVRIVMTLTSPNCPVADSLPEEVHDTVADLPGITSVEVNLTFDPPWDRDMLSDEALLELGLL, via the coding sequence ATGGAGAATGAATTTCTAAGCAAGGAAGCCGAAGTTATTGATGCTCTGAGGACGATATATGACCCTGAGATTCCGGTTAATATATACGATCTGGGACTTATTTATGAACTAGACATAAATGAGGATGGCAAGGTGCGTATAGTGATGACGTTGACGTCGCCCAACTGCCCTGTAGCTGATTCATTGCCTGAAGAAGTTCATGATACTGTAGCCGACCTACCCGGAATTACTTCCGTAGAGGTTAATCTCACATTCGACCCACCATGGGATCGTGATATGCTCTCTGATGAAGCCTTGCTTGAGCTTGGATTGCTGTAA
- a CDS encoding GSCFA domain-containing protein — MQDYLFRTPVTPPRAKDPISVASNLFFIGSCFAENIGRHLVDARFNVLVNPFGVLYNPLSIAAAFDSIIDLAYVSEDDLVERDGLWHNFMYHGKFSNPDKNICMENINIAIDEARDFLEKADYLIITFGTAWVYEHKLLQKVVANCHKFPDSDFRRYRLEPDEVVDAWKELIIRLRVFNPGLKVIFTVSPVRHLKDGAHGNQLSKAVLLLAIDKLVDLFDKVEYFPAYEILMDELRDYRFYDRSMVHPDGFAVEYIVTRFCENFLDEEAQKFYKEVDRLIKARSHRPSGHNTVQYIQFVSRTLSYIHELSLRYPEARLEDDRLWFQKILEDLNKS, encoded by the coding sequence ATGCAAGACTATCTGTTCAGAACCCCGGTTACGCCTCCCAGGGCTAAGGATCCCATTTCTGTAGCCTCAAATCTTTTCTTTATAGGTTCTTGTTTTGCCGAGAATATTGGACGGCATCTCGTCGATGCCCGCTTCAATGTGCTTGTCAATCCCTTTGGTGTACTATACAATCCGCTCTCTATAGCTGCTGCTTTTGATTCAATAATAGATCTGGCCTATGTAAGCGAGGACGATCTTGTTGAAAGGGACGGACTGTGGCATAACTTTATGTATCATGGCAAGTTTAGCAATCCCGACAAGAACATCTGCATGGAGAACATCAATATTGCTATTGATGAAGCACGTGACTTTCTTGAAAAAGCTGATTATCTGATAATAACCTTTGGGACTGCCTGGGTTTATGAGCATAAACTTCTGCAGAAGGTGGTAGCTAACTGCCATAAGTTTCCCGACAGCGACTTTCGTCGCTATCGTCTCGAACCAGATGAGGTTGTTGATGCTTGGAAAGAACTGATTATAAGACTGAGGGTCTTTAATCCTGGGCTTAAAGTTATCTTTACTGTCAGTCCGGTTCGTCATCTTAAGGATGGCGCCCATGGCAACCAGCTAAGCAAAGCTGTACTTTTGCTGGCTATCGACAAACTCGTTGACCTTTTTGACAAGGTTGAGTACTTCCCTGCCTATGAGATATTGATGGATGAGCTGAGGGACTACCGCTTCTATGACAGGAGTATGGTTCATCCCGATGGCTTTGCAGTGGAATATATAGTCACCCGTTTTTGCGAAAACTTCCTTGATGAGGAGGCTCAGAAGTTCTATAAGGAAGTTGACAGACTTATAAAAGCACGTTCACACAGGCCTTCAGGTCACAATACCGTGCAGTATATACAGTTTGTCAGCCGCACCCTGAGTTATATTCATGAGCTATCGCTTCGCTACCCCGAGGCAAGACTGGAAGATGACAGACTCTGGTTTCAGAAAATCCTTGAAGATCTTAATAAGTCTTAG
- the queG gene encoding tRNA epoxyqueuosine(34) reductase QueG — protein MSLTAEYIAEGIRKKATELGFGEVGFAPAAELTEDKERLKAWLDKGYHAGMEYMEKHFEKRTNPSQLVEGAVSIISFLYNYKQSGVHLSEVAPKIARYAYGRDYHDVIREKLSELFSFIRDEYYPDLEGRYFVDSAPLLERTLAAKAGLGWIGKNNMLINRRLGSFVFLAEMLVNIELPYNRTPMTDRCGGCTKCIEACPTKAILPDRVIDSNRCISYLTIENKEDISEEFKGRLQGWTFGCDICQEVCPWNRKAPDTEEPEFKPSEHLLAMTPAQWGSLTQEKFSVLFKGSAVKRTKYSGWVRNYRFIS, from the coding sequence ATGTCGCTCACTGCCGAATATATAGCTGAAGGAATAAGAAAGAAAGCCACTGAGCTCGGCTTCGGTGAGGTAGGTTTTGCACCCGCTGCCGAACTGACAGAGGATAAGGAGCGCCTGAAGGCATGGCTTGACAAGGGTTATCATGCCGGTATGGAGTACATGGAAAAGCATTTTGAGAAACGCACTAATCCATCTCAGCTTGTCGAAGGCGCCGTTTCGATTATTTCTTTTTTGTACAACTACAAACAAAGTGGTGTTCACCTTTCTGAGGTTGCCCCAAAGATAGCCCGTTATGCCTATGGCAGGGACTACCATGATGTAATCAGGGAAAAACTCTCAGAATTGTTTTCTTTTATCCGCGATGAATATTACCCGGACCTAGAGGGACGTTACTTCGTGGATTCAGCCCCCCTTCTTGAACGGACACTTGCCGCAAAAGCCGGACTTGGCTGGATAGGCAAGAACAATATGCTTATCAACCGAAGGCTGGGTTCCTTTGTGTTTCTGGCTGAGATGTTGGTTAATATTGAGCTGCCATACAACCGGACTCCTATGACCGACCGCTGCGGTGGCTGCACAAAGTGCATAGAAGCATGTCCCACTAAGGCCATCCTGCCTGACAGGGTTATAGACTCCAACCGCTGCATTTCATATCTGACAATAGAAAACAAGGAAGATATTTCTGAGGAATTTAAGGGCAGGCTACAGGGCTGGACCTTTGGTTGTGATATATGTCAGGAGGTTTGTCCATGGAACCGCAAGGCTCCGGATACAGAGGAGCCTGAGTTCAAACCTTCGGAGCACCTGCTTGCAATGACTCCCGCACAATGGGGTAGTCTCACCCAGGAAAAGTTTTCAGTGCTCTTTAAGGGCTCTGCGGTAAAGCGAACCAAATACAGTGGCTGGGTGCGCAATTACAGGTTTATTTCTTAG
- a CDS encoding SufE family protein — translation MSINELQDQIIEEFSLLGEWMDRYSYLIELGNGLDNFSEEYRTNQNLIEGCQSKVWLHAELKDGKIFFFADSDAIIVKGIVALLIKVLDGRTPSEILDADLYFIDKVGLKEHLSPTRSNGLVAMVKQMRMYALAYKTKLGL, via the coding sequence ATGAGCATAAATGAGTTACAAGACCAGATAATTGAGGAGTTTTCCTTGCTTGGCGAATGGATGGATCGCTATTCATATCTGATCGAGTTGGGTAATGGACTTGACAACTTCAGCGAAGAGTATCGCACAAATCAGAATCTTATTGAAGGTTGCCAGAGTAAGGTGTGGCTCCATGCCGAATTGAAGGACGGGAAGATATTTTTCTTTGCCGACAGTGACGCTATTATTGTAAAAGGTATAGTAGCCCTGCTGATTAAGGTGCTGGATGGACGTACTCCTTCTGAAATACTGGATGCGGATCTTTATTTTATTGACAAGGTAGGACTAAAGGAGCACCTGTCGCCGACCCGTTCCAATGGCCTCGTTGCAATGGTCAAGCAAATGAGGATGTACGCTCTGGCATATAAAACTAAGTTGGGGCTTTAG